From the genome of Devriesea agamarum, one region includes:
- a CDS encoding sulfite exporter TauE/SafE family protein, with protein MFDVPVASATAWILLAVAALIVGLSKTAIPGATTVAVAMFASVLPARESTGALLVLLLIGDLLAIWSYRRDVDWRTLFRLIPTVLVGVVAGAIFLDYASDSTVRRVIGIVLLALLALTLVRRALASRRARPQSRGLERRPVHPVEAGGYGALGGFTTMVANAGGPVMSLYFLAMRLPVTRFLGTTAYFFFAVNLVKLPFQIGIGLLSPHILLLDLVLAPLVIVAAWGGRALARRIDQRLFDALMLILTGIGALNLMFG; from the coding sequence GTGTTTGACGTACCTGTGGCCTCTGCGACTGCCTGGATTCTGCTCGCGGTGGCTGCGCTCATCGTTGGACTGTCTAAAACCGCAATTCCTGGCGCCACAACGGTGGCGGTGGCGATGTTCGCGAGTGTCCTGCCTGCTCGCGAATCCACCGGTGCGCTGTTAGTTTTGCTGCTAATCGGGGATCTGCTGGCGATCTGGTCCTACCGGCGTGATGTGGACTGGCGGACCCTGTTTCGTTTGATCCCGACGGTGCTGGTAGGCGTTGTTGCGGGTGCGATATTTCTCGACTATGCATCGGATTCCACGGTGCGCAGGGTCATCGGGATCGTCTTACTGGCGCTGCTCGCGCTCACCCTCGTGCGTCGCGCGCTTGCATCTCGCAGGGCACGTCCGCAGTCTAGGGGGCTTGAACGGCGCCCGGTGCACCCGGTTGAGGCCGGTGGATACGGCGCGCTTGGCGGGTTCACCACGATGGTGGCTAACGCTGGCGGACCGGTGATGAGCCTATATTTTTTGGCGATGCGATTACCGGTCACTCGTTTTCTTGGGACGACCGCGTATTTCTTCTTCGCGGTGAACCTAGTGAAGTTGCCATTTCAAATTGGAATCGGGTTGCTGAGTCCGCACATTCTGCTGCTTGATCTGGTGCTCGCCCCGCTGGTGATCGTTGCTGCGTGGGGTGGGCGGGCGCTTGCTCGCCGAATTGATCAACGGCTATTCGATGCGTTGATGCTCATTCTGACTGGCATTGGTGCACTGAATTTGATGTTTGGGTGA
- a CDS encoding SWIM zinc finger family protein, with protein MSIVLRSQRGPIGNNWWGRALCDTVEELLGRPRATRGRRAARAGRVQWIDVQPGRIAGAVTDTAPGVADNALFNGSNTVSGSDVGTKNDTASKGDVIRGSGTGDSGESVHAIAHLCLAPLSPDDRVVALHYLRAAPGLAAQLAGGHYPVEIEARLQSDDVSLLPAGPAALTFDCSCPEWPGPCIHVCALVFAVVEELDAAPAHLLTWRGLSIEDLIRTSGETSVNGPSPGAPHGNASPPGPPHRDALVADTRTTWASPPDSPGVTSRNDPDIAGHSTHSEAAPSSLGIETNSMASRGPACSGSYAAGDSTSGQGRCSGGSQAQGRTGHPDQLLSPSSPPPPGDPSSLDGDRLTTHSDARREFSPARAQISLLADVLNPDELAFFAAFYGTEGKETSPADQ; from the coding sequence ATGAGCATTGTTTTGCGATCACAACGCGGCCCTATCGGCAATAACTGGTGGGGGCGCGCCCTGTGCGACACCGTCGAAGAACTATTGGGGCGTCCTCGGGCAACGCGGGGGCGTCGAGCCGCCCGGGCAGGTCGGGTGCAATGGATCGATGTACAGCCTGGCCGCATTGCTGGAGCCGTCACAGATACGGCTCCTGGTGTGGCCGATAACGCCCTCTTTAACGGGTCCAATACCGTCAGCGGGTCCGATGTCGGCACCAAGAACGATACCGCCAGTAAGGGCGATGTCATCAGAGGGTCTGGTACCGGCGACAGCGGGGAGTCGGTACACGCTATAGCGCACCTGTGTCTAGCGCCCTTGTCCCCAGATGATCGTGTTGTGGCTCTGCACTATCTGCGGGCCGCACCGGGGTTGGCTGCTCAGCTGGCTGGTGGTCATTATCCCGTGGAGATCGAGGCGCGTCTTCAAAGCGATGACGTTTCGCTCCTACCGGCTGGTCCTGCGGCGCTCACCTTCGATTGTTCATGCCCTGAGTGGCCTGGCCCGTGCATCCATGTGTGTGCCTTGGTTTTCGCGGTGGTTGAAGAACTCGATGCTGCTCCGGCTCATCTTTTGACCTGGCGCGGCCTCAGCATTGAGGACCTAATCCGCACATCTGGTGAGACCTCAGTCAATGGGCCATCACCTGGCGCCCCTCACGGCAATGCGTCGCCGCCCGGTCCCCCTCACCGTGATGCGCTTGTGGCGGATACGCGTACGACCTGGGCATCTCCGCCCGACAGCCCTGGGGTCACGTCTCGGAATGATCCCGATATAGCCGGGCACTCAACCCATAGCGAGGCGGCACCGTCGTCTTTGGGCATCGAGACCAATTCGATGGCTTCGCGCGGTCCAGCTTGCTCAGGCAGTTACGCGGCGGGGGACTCTACATCTGGGCAGGGGCGGTGTTCTGGTGGTAGTCAGGCGCAGGGTCGCACAGGTCATCCAGACCAGCTGTTATCCCCAAGTAGCCCGCCGCCCCCGGGTGACCCGTCCTCCCTCGACGGAGACAGGTTGACTACACACTCCGATGCGAGACGCGAATTTTCACCCGCACGGGCTCAGATCTCGCTTCTCGCCGATGTGCTCAACCCAGATGAGTTGGCGTTCTTTGCAGCGTTCTACGGCACGGAGGGCAAGGAAACGTCCCCGGCTGACCAATAA
- a CDS encoding DEAD/DEAH box helicase yields MPDRRLHLTADPQLGPVAWVREATSPGRSRAVDSAEELLATLTAGAANLAPALHRIFGDGRLRHRCEVLAKPGGSMRTVPCRPIHPDDAVALLTVLSTHLHSLSSHGTNTLDKTTPTALLADLATANTAARLDDELLAPPDLIAAALASHQAAAAVHKRLVRPVVEDVWTADSSANRARARWHATDLVPPDALTARLGQGPAQVLVDHLVDAHARRAVRSSQVPSPARPESPVRDSPSAEPLTHPTAKQTTESVLVRALTGPDPEFTIDLPRRRAIQTALDRFIASGRSSIQLLDSRRDLLVRLCEPRTAGGGGAGDGFDGFDGASSYVSSPPSGTRPSAGAGQPPGSAHRSHINPAATVWPLQTCVREEDGTVHPVADLLATHDLTASAASQAAGNILRLVPHLADATTDATGFTWLLSTNQASRFLTDDGPHLEARGVTVLLPREWTTVKATIRPQVEDAAASDEQREAAFGLASMVRFSFKTAIGDVELTDEELEQIRQSQADLVYLRGQWVRLDRSTVRAAERFMEAFRSGRRRPAYAAWPSKTGGIKAASADASASATSTDTGMFGSLIDGSAEGSGSSSLGSSLEGELTLQQYFALLASPEADGVAIAPITARGHLEALFSRVSAHNTSTGPRDQPQTLQAQLRPYQKRGLDWLSMLDDLGLGAILADDMGLGKTIQLIALLCREREHAQTPPGPTLLVCPMSVTGSWQRELARFAPHLTVHLHHGAARYHREEFTREASQHDITVTTYSLLARDLSDLTSVSWHRVVFDEAQHLKNHTTAVSRAARSLPQGRRIALTGTPVENRLADLRTILDVVNPGLLGSATAFEERIARPIEHDNDESALTRLKALTAPFILRREKSDRSIITDLPEKQEMTATATLTPEQAGLYEALVADMMRNVAEADDKRRRAVVVSTLTKLKQVCNHPAHYLDDGSALLRNGEHRSGKLDLLDDLMDTAFADGEKMLLFTQFRRFGDLLVPYWQERFAMTIPFLHGGLSKPDRDAMVEEFQRSPGPGAMLLSLRAGGTGLTLTAASQVVHIDRWWNPAVENQATDRAYRIGQTRTVQVRRLVCAGTIEERIDSVLADKAALAELSVGSGESWIANLDPSRLLDLFALDTAGGIG; encoded by the coding sequence ATGCCAGATCGCCGCCTGCACCTCACCGCAGACCCCCAACTGGGGCCTGTGGCATGGGTGCGTGAGGCGACTTCTCCCGGTCGTTCCCGCGCCGTCGACTCCGCTGAAGAGCTTCTGGCGACACTCACCGCGGGCGCGGCTAACCTCGCGCCCGCCCTGCATCGAATCTTTGGCGACGGTCGGCTGCGGCACCGATGCGAAGTTCTGGCAAAGCCCGGCGGCTCCATGCGCACAGTCCCCTGTCGGCCAATTCACCCCGACGATGCCGTCGCGCTTCTCACCGTGCTCAGCACGCATCTGCACAGCCTCAGCTCACACGGCACGAACACCCTGGATAAAACGACGCCCACCGCCCTCCTCGCTGACCTTGCCACTGCGAACACGGCGGCACGCCTGGATGATGAGTTGCTGGCCCCGCCCGATCTAATCGCCGCTGCCCTAGCTAGTCACCAGGCAGCTGCTGCTGTTCACAAGCGCCTAGTTCGCCCCGTGGTGGAGGATGTCTGGACCGCCGACTCCTCGGCAAACCGCGCCCGAGCACGCTGGCACGCCACTGATCTAGTTCCTCCTGACGCCCTCACTGCGCGGCTCGGGCAGGGCCCGGCGCAAGTGCTGGTGGATCATCTCGTGGATGCACATGCGCGTCGCGCCGTACGCTCATCCCAGGTGCCATCCCCCGCGCGTCCTGAATCTCCTGTGCGCGACTCCCCATCTGCCGAACCCCTCACCCACCCCACAGCCAAGCAGACGACGGAATCTGTTCTGGTGCGGGCTCTGACCGGGCCCGATCCAGAGTTCACCATCGATCTGCCGCGCAGGCGAGCGATCCAAACGGCGCTCGATCGCTTCATTGCTTCCGGGCGCAGTTCAATCCAGCTCCTCGATAGCCGCCGAGACCTTCTGGTCCGACTCTGTGAGCCGCGTACTGCCGGTGGCGGCGGTGCGGGCGACGGTTTTGACGGCTTTGATGGCGCCAGCTCGTATGTCTCCTCGCCACCCTCGGGCACACGGCCATCTGCGGGGGCGGGACAACCTCCGGGATCAGCGCATCGGTCCCATATCAACCCCGCCGCCACCGTCTGGCCACTCCAAACCTGCGTGCGGGAGGAAGACGGCACCGTCCATCCGGTAGCGGACCTGCTCGCCACCCATGACCTCACAGCCTCAGCCGCCTCCCAAGCCGCCGGTAACATCCTCCGCCTGGTGCCACATCTCGCCGATGCCACCACCGATGCCACCGGGTTTACCTGGCTGCTCAGCACCAACCAGGCATCTAGATTCCTCACCGACGACGGTCCGCACTTAGAGGCCCGCGGTGTGACAGTGTTGCTGCCGCGCGAGTGGACAACCGTCAAAGCCACGATCCGGCCTCAGGTCGAGGACGCTGCCGCATCCGATGAACAACGGGAAGCAGCATTCGGCTTGGCCTCCATGGTGCGGTTCTCCTTTAAGACCGCTATCGGGGATGTAGAGCTGACCGACGAAGAACTCGAACAGATTCGCCAGTCTCAGGCTGACCTGGTCTATCTGCGAGGGCAATGGGTTCGACTAGACCGGTCCACCGTGCGGGCCGCAGAACGGTTCATGGAAGCCTTCCGGTCCGGGCGGCGACGTCCCGCCTATGCGGCCTGGCCGTCCAAAACCGGCGGCATCAAGGCAGCCTCAGCCGATGCAAGCGCGTCAGCCACCAGCACAGATACCGGCATGTTCGGCAGCCTGATTGATGGTTCAGCCGAGGGCTCAGGCAGCAGTTCACTGGGCAGCTCACTCGAGGGCGAACTCACGCTTCAGCAGTATTTTGCGCTGCTCGCATCGCCTGAGGCCGACGGGGTGGCGATCGCCCCCATCACAGCGCGCGGCCACCTTGAGGCACTGTTTTCTCGGGTCAGCGCACACAACACATCGACCGGTCCCCGCGATCAACCTCAGACCTTACAGGCTCAGCTTCGCCCGTATCAGAAGCGCGGCCTGGACTGGCTCAGCATGCTCGATGACCTCGGTCTCGGAGCCATCCTCGCCGACGATATGGGGCTTGGAAAAACAATCCAGCTAATCGCCCTGCTATGCCGCGAACGAGAACACGCACAGACCCCACCGGGTCCCACCTTGCTGGTGTGCCCCATGTCGGTCACTGGATCTTGGCAGCGTGAGCTGGCGCGTTTCGCTCCCCACCTCACGGTGCATCTTCATCATGGAGCCGCCCGCTACCACCGCGAGGAATTCACCCGCGAAGCATCCCAGCACGACATCACCGTCACCACGTATAGTCTGCTGGCCCGTGACCTGAGCGACCTCACCTCAGTCAGCTGGCATCGAGTGGTGTTCGATGAGGCTCAGCACCTCAAAAACCACACCACCGCAGTCTCCCGCGCCGCACGCAGCCTGCCGCAGGGTCGGCGCATTGCACTGACGGGAACACCGGTCGAGAATCGACTCGCCGACCTACGAACGATTCTGGATGTGGTCAACCCGGGACTGCTCGGTTCCGCAACGGCATTCGAGGAACGCATCGCCCGGCCCATCGAGCACGACAACGACGAATCTGCGTTGACCCGTCTCAAAGCGCTAACCGCACCGTTTATTTTGCGCCGCGAAAAATCTGACCGCTCCATCATCACGGACCTGCCTGAAAAACAGGAGATGACCGCCACCGCCACACTGACCCCCGAGCAGGCCGGCCTGTACGAAGCGCTCGTGGCCGACATGATGCGCAATGTCGCCGAAGCCGACGATAAACGCCGACGCGCCGTGGTCGTCTCCACCCTCACCAAACTCAAACAGGTGTGTAACCACCCTGCGCACTATCTGGACGATGGCAGCGCGCTCCTGCGCAACGGTGAACATCGCTCCGGCAAGCTCGACCTCCTCGATGACCTGATGGACACCGCATTTGCCGATGGCGAGAAAATGCTTCTGTTCACCCAGTTCCGACGCTTCGGCGACCTCCTCGTGCCGTACTGGCAAGAACGCTTCGCAATGACCATCCCCTTTTTACATGGCGGCCTATCAAAACCGGATCGAGACGCCATGGTGGAGGAGTTCCAGCGCTCGCCCGGGCCCGGCGCAATGCTGCTGTCCCTTCGAGCCGGTGGCACCGGCCTCACCCTGACGGCAGCGAGCCAGGTGGTGCATATCGACCGCTGGTGGAATCCAGCCGTCGAGAATCAAGCAACCGACCGTGCCTACCGCATCGGACAAACGCGAACGGTTCAAGTGCGCCGCCTCGTGTGTGCAGGCACAATTGAGGAGCGCATTGACAGCGTGCTCGCGGATAAAGCTGCTCTCGCTGAGCTCAGCGTGGGCAGCGGCGAAAGCTGGATCGCTAACCTCGACCCGTCACGTCTGCTCGACCTCTTCGCCCTCGATACGGCAGGTGGTATCGGATGA
- a CDS encoding winged helix-turn-helix domain-containing protein, translating to MSIAPLAPVPSAQREDITVILTLTLPPGSTPHDAARFTETLRAHAHALGAASTARAVRAVDPIRRRDAHLAASPTTNRRVTALAPSSATQPRRTGVVSPNAPARRDLAILRARTQSATAVSPSFTGSDLAPGLSIDLHGRRVRLDGNDIDFTYKEFELLAYLARNARRVVERTELMNTVWAQNQGETGERTVDVHVRRVRNKLGRYRRLISTARGSGYRLDPGSDVHIFG from the coding sequence ATGAGCATCGCACCCTTGGCCCCTGTCCCCTCTGCTCAGCGCGAAGATATCACTGTCATTTTGACGCTGACCCTTCCCCCTGGCAGCACTCCTCACGATGCTGCCCGATTCACCGAAACGCTGCGGGCCCACGCTCACGCCCTCGGCGCGGCATCCACCGCTCGCGCCGTACGTGCGGTGGATCCCATTCGACGTCGTGACGCACACCTGGCAGCATCACCGACCACTAATCGTCGGGTCACGGCTCTTGCCCCCTCCAGCGCAACGCAGCCCCGTCGGACCGGCGTGGTCTCGCCGAATGCCCCGGCACGCCGCGATTTGGCAATACTGCGGGCCCGCACCCAGAGCGCCACGGCGGTGAGCCCCTCCTTCACCGGCTCTGACCTTGCTCCCGGGCTGAGCATCGACCTGCACGGACGTCGCGTACGTCTGGATGGCAACGATATCGATTTCACGTATAAGGAATTCGAGCTGTTGGCCTACCTTGCGCGCAATGCACGGAGGGTCGTGGAGCGCACCGAACTCATGAATACGGTGTGGGCCCAGAATCAGGGGGAGACCGGCGAGCGAACCGTGGATGTTCATGTGCGGCGGGTACGCAATAAGCTCGGTCGCTACCGTCGGCTGATTAGCACGGCCCGAGGCAGTGGCTACCGTCTGGATCCAGGCAGTGACGTCCACATTTTCGGCTGA
- the upp gene encoding uracil phosphoribosyltransferase, whose protein sequence is MRVLEINHPLVAHKLTVLRNKETHSSVFRQLADELVTLLAYEATRNVAVADVNIETPVAPMVGTRLTNPKPMVVPVLRAGLGMLDGMTRLLPTAEVGFLGMVRNEETLDVTTYANRLPDDLTGRQCFVLDPMLATGHTLIATVEYLVARGAHDITCVTLLSAPEGLETMRQAVDPEAHVTVVTAAIDERLDEKGYIVPGLGDAGDRLFGVVD, encoded by the coding sequence ATGCGCGTTCTGGAGATCAATCACCCGCTTGTCGCCCATAAGCTCACCGTGTTGCGGAACAAAGAGACTCACTCTTCTGTCTTTCGGCAGCTGGCTGATGAGCTGGTGACACTCCTGGCGTATGAGGCGACCCGCAATGTTGCGGTGGCCGATGTGAACATTGAAACTCCGGTCGCTCCTATGGTGGGAACCCGGTTGACGAATCCGAAACCCATGGTGGTTCCGGTGTTGCGGGCAGGGTTGGGAATGCTCGATGGGATGACCCGGTTGCTGCCTACCGCTGAGGTTGGATTCCTCGGGATGGTTCGCAACGAGGAAACTCTCGACGTGACCACTTATGCGAACCGGCTGCCGGATGATCTCACCGGTCGGCAGTGCTTCGTGCTGGATCCGATGCTTGCAACGGGGCACACACTCATTGCCACGGTTGAGTATCTGGTGGCTCGCGGCGCTCACGACATTACCTGCGTGACCTTGTTGTCAGCTCCGGAAGGTCTGGAGACGATGCGTCAGGCTGTTGACCCCGAGGCACATGTCACCGTGGTGACCGCTGCAATTGACGAGCGTCTAGATGAGAAGGGCTACATCGTTCCGGGTCTTGGTGACGCGGGCGACCGCCTGTTTGGTGTCGTCGACTAG
- a CDS encoding nucleoside deaminase, which produces MRRALEVARQAAQSGDDGASAGHVAGNGGNDLTARADIPIGAVVADENGHIIAVAGNRREADQDPTAHAEILALREAARIRGRWNLTGCTLAVTLEPCTMCAGAIVLSRIDRLIIGAMDPKAGAAGSLYDLVREPRLNHRVQLVTGVRGDECSHLLKEFFRSLRARGKRRDLSGRDES; this is translated from the coding sequence ATGCGCCGCGCTTTAGAGGTGGCCCGGCAGGCTGCGCAGAGTGGGGATGATGGTGCCAGTGCTGGACATGTCGCAGGTAATGGCGGGAATGACCTCACAGCGCGCGCAGATATTCCCATCGGTGCGGTGGTTGCCGACGAAAACGGTCACATCATCGCGGTGGCGGGAAATCGGCGGGAGGCCGACCAAGACCCCACGGCGCACGCCGAAATTCTTGCGTTGCGGGAAGCTGCCCGGATACGTGGCCGGTGGAACCTCACCGGATGCACCCTGGCCGTCACCCTGGAGCCGTGCACCATGTGCGCCGGGGCGATTGTGCTCTCCCGCATCGATCGTCTGATTATCGGAGCGATGGACCCCAAAGCAGGCGCCGCCGGATCGCTGTACGACCTGGTACGTGAGCCTCGGTTAAATCACCGGGTACAGCTAGTGACGGGAGTGCGCGGTGACGAGTGTTCCCATCTGCTTAAAGAGTTCTTTCGTTCCCTGCGTGCACGCGGCAAGCGACGAGATCTATCGGGGCGAGACGAAAGCTGA
- the asnB gene encoding asparagine synthase (glutamine-hydrolyzing) produces the protein MCGIAGYHGLTNAGEALLENMNCCQQHRGPDGTGTFVDDGVGLAHQRLAIIDVDHGQQPMRSEDGRFTLAYNGEVYNYLELRAELEDLGRTFRTDSDTEVVLQAYAEWGTQAFDRFNGMWGLAIWDSQERTLVLSRDHFGIKPIYVAEVSQDDGRPGILFASEIKGILAYDGITARPNERAIYRYIMHRIHEQGRETFFHGIERLQPGEMMILTDQGVRREPYTRLRQELLENSHIERTYDAAAVAEYRRRFVESVRLRLQSEVPVGTSLSGGLDSSAVAVVINKLLADGEQTSTASVGSQQNTFSAVFPNSINDEEKYVDDVLELCAGKVNAHKIKPSPSGFLEDLRDFVRTQEEPIISTGPYAQYCVMREATKHVTVLLDGQGADEMMAGYIPYYFVYFRQLRDRRRYLKLALEFVRSLDILWRLGRFRVLGKLKRAKNVDNRSFLRQGFVQAYRGESFPVEQRNLKKRLVQDLFENSLPSLLRYEDKNTMRFSLEGRVPFLDKEVVKFLFSLSDDAIIHAGWNKRALRDATRGLLPGSISGRRNKIGFTTPQDEWFRSMHSEIRSILASESFGSRPWFDQKAILAAFDDYIAGRIGNANAPLWRLVNVELWMREFIDQSPTAH, from the coding sequence GTGTGCGGAATTGCGGGATATCACGGGCTAACCAATGCCGGTGAAGCGTTGCTGGAGAACATGAACTGTTGCCAGCAGCATCGAGGTCCGGATGGAACCGGGACTTTTGTGGATGACGGTGTGGGCCTCGCTCATCAGCGGCTCGCCATTATTGACGTGGACCACGGCCAACAGCCGATGCGTTCCGAGGATGGACGCTTCACCCTTGCCTACAACGGTGAGGTCTACAACTATCTGGAATTGCGCGCTGAGCTAGAGGACTTGGGTCGGACCTTCCGCACCGACTCCGACACTGAAGTTGTTCTTCAGGCGTATGCCGAATGGGGAACACAAGCGTTCGACCGCTTTAACGGCATGTGGGGACTGGCGATATGGGACAGCCAGGAACGCACTCTGGTGCTGTCACGAGATCACTTTGGGATCAAACCGATTTATGTCGCCGAGGTGTCGCAGGACGATGGCCGACCGGGGATTCTTTTCGCCTCGGAGATCAAAGGCATTCTCGCGTACGACGGAATAACCGCGCGGCCCAATGAACGCGCGATCTACCGCTACATCATGCACCGCATCCACGAGCAGGGCCGGGAAACCTTCTTCCACGGGATTGAACGTCTCCAGCCCGGCGAAATGATGATCCTGACCGATCAGGGGGTTCGCCGCGAGCCCTACACCAGGCTGCGCCAGGAACTGCTCGAGAATTCCCATATCGAACGGACGTATGACGCCGCTGCGGTCGCGGAATACCGACGCCGATTCGTGGAATCGGTGCGGTTGCGCTTGCAGTCAGAGGTTCCGGTGGGAACCTCATTGTCTGGCGGACTCGATTCGTCTGCGGTCGCGGTGGTGATTAATAAACTGCTTGCCGACGGGGAACAAACATCGACCGCATCGGTCGGGTCGCAGCAAAATACGTTCTCGGCGGTGTTCCCGAACTCGATCAACGATGAAGAAAAGTACGTTGACGATGTGCTTGAGCTCTGCGCGGGTAAGGTCAACGCCCACAAAATCAAGCCCTCGCCGTCCGGATTTTTAGAGGACCTGCGCGACTTCGTGCGCACCCAGGAAGAACCGATCATCTCCACCGGCCCTTACGCCCAGTACTGCGTGATGCGCGAAGCGACCAAGCACGTCACGGTGTTGCTGGACGGACAGGGCGCCGACGAGATGATGGCCGGATACATCCCGTATTACTTCGTGTACTTCCGTCAGCTGCGCGACCGCCGTCGCTACCTGAAACTTGCGTTGGAATTCGTGCGTTCCCTCGACATTTTGTGGCGCCTGGGCCGCTTTAGGGTACTGGGTAAATTGAAACGGGCCAAGAACGTCGATAACCGGTCGTTCCTGCGTCAGGGATTCGTGCAAGCCTATCGAGGCGAATCTTTCCCCGTGGAGCAACGCAATCTGAAAAAGCGCCTAGTGCAGGACCTTTTTGAGAACTCACTTCCGTCTCTTCTGCGGTACGAAGACAAGAACACCATGCGGTTTTCCTTGGAGGGGCGCGTGCCGTTCCTCGACAAGGAGGTCGTAAAGTTTCTATTCAGCCTTTCCGACGACGCCATTATTCACGCGGGCTGGAATAAGCGGGCCCTACGCGACGCCACCCGGGGGCTATTGCCCGGCAGCATTTCCGGGCGCCGCAACAAGATCGGCTTCACGACGCCTCAGGACGAGTGGTTCCGCTCCATGCACTCAGAAATCCGTTCCATTTTGGCCTCGGAATCATTTGGTTCGCGCCCGTGGTTCGACCAGAAAGCTATTCTCGCGGCCTTTGATGACTACATCGCTGGTCGGATCGGTAATGCAAATGCGCCTCTGTGGCGCCTGGTCAACGTCGAGCTGTGGATGCGGGAGTTCATCGACCAGAGCCCGACCGCGCACTGA
- a CDS encoding methyltransferase domain-containing protein has translation MPSTSLSRNAVASPRTLCSHFDAHRCRSCTLLDIPYARQIHSAQQRVETMLAPVAPRLRWLPPVSSAVTGFRNKAKMVVGGSTNAPVLGLVDPEGRPVDLTDCPLYPPIIHAVLPLVASWLRRAQVPPYDVRLRRGDAKFALVTCSPNDQVMVRIVLRSPKPVPRLREHLPALLQAAPAIRVVSINIQPEHKAVLEGPQEIVLTEHSTLPMPLVSASAAAHTPATVQPSTAQSLAAAHTLAAAHSPVLVGTQVSAQTQPEHPTTAITLHLRPQSFFQTNTAVAAALYDQARTWINALQPATVWDLFCGVGGFAVHAVAPGRYVTGVELSDQAIDSARRSFAALRDAHAEMNASMQTTAGAHTSAELNSSAEMDVSADKTAESLHAQFIAADALAWARAQLTHPDLVIVNPPRRGLGELAHLLESSTARHVIYSSCNPESLARDLAAMPSWRAEEARLLDMFPHTTHGEVIVRLVRPAGS, from the coding sequence ATGCCTTCCACCTCGCTTTCTCGCAACGCAGTTGCCTCACCCCGCACGCTGTGCAGCCATTTCGATGCGCACCGCTGTCGCTCATGCACCCTGCTCGATATTCCGTATGCGCGTCAGATTCATAGTGCCCAGCAACGAGTCGAGACCATGCTCGCACCCGTCGCGCCTAGGTTGCGCTGGCTGCCGCCAGTTTCGAGCGCTGTCACAGGTTTCCGCAATAAAGCAAAAATGGTGGTGGGCGGTTCCACCAACGCCCCTGTGCTCGGACTCGTGGATCCCGAGGGACGGCCCGTCGACCTCACTGATTGTCCGCTGTACCCGCCGATTATCCACGCTGTTCTTCCGCTGGTGGCCTCGTGGCTGCGGCGTGCCCAAGTGCCTCCCTACGATGTGAGGCTCCGCCGGGGCGACGCGAAATTCGCACTCGTCACGTGCTCGCCAAATGATCAGGTGATGGTGCGGATCGTGCTGCGCAGCCCTAAACCCGTCCCGCGTCTGCGCGAGCACCTGCCGGCCTTGCTGCAGGCCGCGCCTGCGATCCGGGTAGTGTCGATCAATATTCAGCCCGAACATAAAGCGGTGCTGGAAGGCCCACAAGAGATAGTGCTGACCGAGCACAGCACCCTGCCCATGCCCCTCGTGAGCGCATCGGCGGCAGCACACACCCCGGCTACGGTGCAACCGTCTACAGCGCAATCACTCGCGGCAGCACACACCCTAGCGGCGGCGCACTCACCGGTGTTGGTGGGCACGCAGGTGTCCGCACAGACCCAGCCCGAGCACCCCACCACCGCAATTACGCTGCATTTGCGCCCGCAGAGTTTCTTCCAGACGAATACCGCCGTGGCCGCCGCCCTATACGACCAAGCTCGCACCTGGATTAACGCCCTCCAGCCTGCGACGGTGTGGGATCTTTTCTGCGGAGTCGGTGGATTCGCCGTGCACGCGGTGGCACCGGGCCGTTACGTCACCGGGGTGGAGCTGTCAGACCAAGCGATCGACAGCGCCCGGCGCAGCTTTGCGGCGCTGAGAGACGCTCACGCCGAGATGAACGCGAGTATGCAGACAACCGCGGGCGCACATACGAGTGCTGAGCTGAACTCGAGTGCGGAAATGGACGTGAGCGCTGACAAGACAGCCGAAAGCCTGCACGCGCAGTTCATCGCCGCCGACGCCCTGGCCTGGGCACGCGCACAGCTCACCCATCCCGATCTCGTGATCGTGAATCCGCCGCGGCGCGGTTTGGGTGAGCTTGCGCATCTGCTGGAATCCAGCACAGCCCGGCACGTCATCTATTCCAGCTGCAACCCCGAGTCGCTAGCGCGGGATCTTGCGGCAATGCCGTCGTGGCGGGCCGAGGAGGCGCGACTGCTCGACATGTTCCCGCACACCACGCACGGTGAGGTCATCGTGCGTCTGGTGCGCCCCGCTGGCAGCTAA